In one window of Hemicordylus capensis ecotype Gifberg chromosome 10, rHemCap1.1.pri, whole genome shotgun sequence DNA:
- the TP53BP1 gene encoding TP53-binding protein 1 isoform X1 yields MEPTGLSRSPPPPASPRLIVEDSQPPGPDPDPRPPPLLGLAGEGGGAALARAGGEGAPPPAGLPLPPPPADAPRGGLGAPLSQALPPLPPPSSQSLVAGPEQAGEEAAEEEGRAATPPLARPEWGGASSPSRSSSPQPPWGVGALQLSQSQDLEPGAEPAAGAPPQQQQQQQRGRSPPGSPLAGGPGRDCLARSQAVPSSGTPPRTLQLHKEVPRSPTSPPGQPERRPQVKDPSSWGSQNAELFSTQEDMFGQSNTTAPGGGCAMSRVEEAGSPARTPADSLHVLHLSGQGPLSTCASGLLALSPGALQPVPLLVPRSPTEQGAEAAKQEEASMELSTTGLPQASTPVSHSAPGFAPGFVSVPSQPEFSHDTFLPTPSLEEGPEAQAEEGDGASACLPADGSDDPEARLPVHSGGGCALVLSASEGSPSMEVAGRMVHTQEPATAAGGAPGGRPCLAKSGSLQQRPDEDPPAPLAQAPGSAPAGDALGSPPCSGGLLDSGSLGLECEGVPATPREEEEQQQQQPPPPEESPSSLRLMLSQDRSLVLEGQAGPAAESPAAREDSGALAQAAGKPAAAAVAPDSCAGGPSEDSSEVLAAQRAGLEVELQPQPCLEGSGAQGKAGLAPGMLLLPASAGPCRQPSSAVPGESSPLPPGGAGGVPRPKRDRRPEGPAAALPGPSGGEPATLPVSPPAAGREAALLGNQTLPEERDGVGVPAQKPCPMNSEGPQKPRGLEQEKPPRAPPAPPAGLPHETPLHVPLLKEGGVLAQPLASLTPPPLLGQLKKGPRRHSTPIVDGNCLESPLTASDITAEGAHEDDDDDVTVESPGEREESGRRGPAGAGALSLRMDLVTPATEESDGSLPFSLEKPAAGDRKTGSVAGALASSPKRPSVFTRVRQVQQEEKAAAGSRRPRPPFRGDLFNFPSPQEEEEAAAAAPGAWQPPRRPAALGQGQDPGLDAEQAGEAMEVAAAAAAAAVVGAREEPEAALAAEGEDRGPRPPGAGTSSKGIQTAAEVRQGPAGFVSAATQTASCSRAERGTSMAGSCPGRQDAQVQTEDGRGGRPAPAAGGQPEPPTPRDQREEESESDLPHPLPGRVLQRHVRTIREVRTLITRHITDVYYKDGVEVERQVVEETEEPLVECQECEVDVSPSRTGGSSLTSGDLGDIGSFSSKASGLQRTSSGGSSAFSAPQSGGSSGRGAASLKGGACSDLEPGVRQRSPAKGGGQARPPVQPEHVAAAGCEEEEPGLSDQLGSRRAPSVPRGRGRRGRPTSRPPGARPGLSTTEDLWAEERNAPHLPGGLPEGQEQAGPPLRRSGSPEIPLQERLGFSDSTGPSSPSLGSSFVGLRVVAKWSSNGYFYSGTITQDVGAAKYKLLFDDGYECDVPGRDILLCDPLPLETEVTALSEDEYFSAGVVKGHRQESGELFYCIEKDGQRKWYRRTAVILSLEQGNRLREQFGLGPCEPITPLAKAADISLDNLVEGKRRRRGHLGSPSTSSSGTPPRKGPESPQTPHRLPAGKRKLLASEEERSPAKRGRRSASCLKPAGTACAREAVSPSSSGGDLGDACVPDERWGPLPHNKTLFLGYAFLLTMATSSDKLPRHQKSALSSEEEEEPVATTPYNKHYVELQLEAGGGFILEDFNESQCSAAYKCLLIADQHCCNRKYFLCLARGIPCVSHVWVHDSCHANQLQNYRNYLLPAGYSLQEQRLLDWHPRENPFHQLKVLLVSDEQQAFLELWSEILMTGGAASVKQHKSAAWSKDVGLGLFDVVVTDSSCPAAILKCAEALQLPVVTEEWVVQSLIAGERVGFKHPQYRPASVSC; encoded by the exons atgGAGCCCACCGGCCTCAGCCGCAGCCCCCCGCCTCCGGCCTCGCCCCGCCTCATCGTGGAGGACTCGCAGCCCCCCGGCCCGGACCCCGACCCcaggccgccgccgctgctgggCCTCGCcggagaggggggaggggccgCCCTGGCTcgggccgggggggagggggcgcctcCCCCCGCCGggctgcccctccccccgccccccgcagacGCCCCCCGCGGCGGCCTGGGAGCCCCCCTCAGCCAggcgctgccgccgctgccgccgccctcCAGCCAGAGCCTGGTGGCCGGGCCCGAGCAggcgggggaggaggcggcggaggaggaggggagggccgCCACGCCCCCGCTGGCGCGGCCAG AGTGGGGGGGCGCCTCCTCTCCTTCCCGGTCCTCGTCGCCGCAGCCGCCGTGGGGCGTCGGGGCTCTGCAGCTGTCCCAGAGCCAGGACTTGGAGCCGGGAGCCGAGCCGGCCGCCGGAGcccccccgcagcagcagcagcagcagcagcgcgggCGCAGCCCCCCCGGCTCCCCCCTCGCAGGCG GGCCTGGGAGGGATTGCCTTGCAAG GTCCCAGGCTGTGCCCAGCAGCGGCACCCCCCCCAGAACTCTACAGCTTCATAAAGAAGTTCCCAGGAGCCCAACCTCTCCTCCTGGCCAGCCTGAAAGAAGGCCGCAGGTGAAGGATCCCTCTAGTTGGGGTTCACAGAATGCTGAGCTTTTCTCTACCCAGGAAGATATGTTTGGCCAGAGCAATACAACAG CTCCAGGTGGTGGCTGTGCCATGTCCCGGGTGGAAGAGGCAGGTTCTCCAGCACGCACTCCTGCGGACTCCCTGCACGTCCTTCACCTCTCTGGCCAGGGACCTCTTTCCAC CTGTGCTTCCGGCCTTCTGGCACTGTCTCCGGGCGCTTTGCAGCCGGTGCCTCTCCTCGTCCCAAGAAGCCCAACAGAACAGGGAGCAGAAG cagcaaagcaggaAGAGGCATCCATGGAGCTGAGCACTACAGGGCTCCCGCAGGCATCCAcgcctgtttctcacagtgcacCAGGTTTTGCCCCAGGATTCGTCTCTGTCCCATCCCAGCCAGAGTTCTCCCAT GACACCTTCCTCCCAACTCCGAGCTTGGAAGAGGGGCCCGAAGCGCAAGCAGAGGAGGGGGATGGCGCCAGCGCCTGCTTGCCAGCAGACGGCTCTGACGACCCAGAGGCCCGCTTGCCGGTGCACTCCGGAGGGGGCTGTGCGTTGGTGCTGTCCGCTAGCGAAGGCAGCCCGTCCatggaggtggcaggcaggatggtGCACACCCAGGAACCGGCCACAGCAGCTGGGGGTGCTCCGGGGGGGCGGCCCTGCTTGGCCAAAAGCGGCAGCCTGCAGCAGAGGCCTGACGAGGaccccccagccccactggcaCAGGCTCCCGGAAGCGCCCCCGCTGGAGATGCCCTGGGCAGTCCACCTTGTTCCGGGGGCCTCTTGGACAGCGGCTCTCTGGGACTCGAGTGCGAAGGTGTCCCAGCAACGCCtcgtgaggaggaggagcagcagcagcagcagccgccgccgccagagGAGAGCCCCTCTTCCCTCCGCTTGATGCTCTCTCAGGACCGGTCCCTtgtcctggaaggccaggcaggGCCAGCAGCGGAATCCCCGGCAGCCAGGGAGGACTCTGGCGCTCTGGCCCAAGCAGCGGGCaagccggcagcagcagcggtggctcCAGACAGCTGTGCAGGAGGCCCCTCGGAAGACTCCAGTGAGGTTCTGGCCGCCCAGAGGGCTGGTCTGGAGGTGGAGCTGCAGCCCCAGCCTTGCCTGGAGGGCAGTGGGGCCCAGGGGAAGGCCGGCCTTGCTcctgggatgctgctgctgcccgcctcTGCAGGCCCGTGTCGCCAGCCGAGTAGCGCTGTGCCAGGGGAGAGCTCGCCCTTGCCTCCGGGAGGGGCGGGAGGCGTGCCCAGGCCCAAGCGGGACAGAAGGCCGGAGGGCCCGGCAGCTGCCCTTCCGGGGCCAAGTGGTGGGGAGCCTGCCACCCTCCCAGTGAGCCCGCCAGCTGCAGGCAGAGAAGCAGCCCTGCTGGGGAACCAAACCCTGCCTGAGGAGAGAGACGGCGTGGGGGTGCCGGCTCAGAAGCCCTGCCCCATGAACTCCGAGGGCCCGCAGAAGCCTCGTGGGCTGGAGCAAGAGAAGCCGCCAAGGGCCCCGCCTGCCCCGCCTGCCGGCCTGCCCCATG AAACTCCCCTCCATGTCCCTTTGCTGAAGGAGGGGGGTGTCCTGGCCCAGCCCCTGGCCAGCCTCACCCCGCCACCTCTGCTTGGCCAGCTTAAGAAGGGCCCCCGGCGACACAGCACTCCGATTG TGGATGGAAACTGCCTGGAGAGCCCCCTGACGGCCAGCGACATCACCGCCGAGGGGGCCCAcgaggacgacgacgacgacgtcACGGTGGAGAGCccgggggagagggaggagagcggCCGGCGGGGGCCGGCGGGGGCCGGGGCGCTCTCTCTGCGCATGGACCTGGTGACCCCTGCGACTGAGGAGAGCGACGGCTCGCTGCCCTTCAGCTTGGAGA AGCCCGCAGCTGGTGACAGGAAGACGGGGTCGGTGGCAGGAGCTCTTGCCAG CTCTCCGAAGAGGCCCTCCGTGTTCACCCGAGTCCGCCAAGTCCAGCAGGAAGAAAAGGCGGCAGCAGGCTCCAGGCGGCCTCGCCCGCCATTCCG GGGGGACCTGTTCAATTTCCCAAgtcctcaggaggaggaggaggcggccgctGCTGCGCCTGGAGCCTGGCAGCCCCCGCGGAGACCGGCAGCCCTGGGACAGGGGCAGGACCCTGGGCTGGATGCCGAGCAGGCAGGCGAAGCGATggaggtggcggctgctgctgctgctgctgctgttgtggggGCTCGGGAGGAGCCCGAAGCAGCtctggctgcagaaggggaggatcGGGGCCCCAGGCCCCCGGGGGCTGGCACCAGCAGCAAAGGGATCCAGACTGCGGCAGAGGTCCGTCAGGGCCCGGCAGGCTTCGTGTCGGCTGCCACGCAGACGGCCTCCTGCAGTCGTGCCGAAAGAGGGACCAGCATGGCTGGCTCGTGTCCTGGGCGGCAGGATGCTCAAGTGCAGACAGAGGACGGCCGTGGGGGGaggcctgcccctgctgctggggGGCAgccagagccccccaccccccgtgacCAG agagaggaggagtCGGAGTCCGACCTGCCTCACCCGCTCCCAGGCAGAGTCCTGCAGCGCCATGTCCGGACGATCCGGGAAGTGCGCACGCTCATCACGCGGCACATCACAGATGTCTACTATAAGGACGGGGTGGAAGTGGAGCGTCAGGTGGTTGAG GAGACCGAAGAGCCCCTCGTGGAGTGCCAGGAGTGTGAGGTGGACGTCTCGCCCTCCCGCACGGGGGGCTCTTCACTCACCTCGGGAGACCTGGGAGACATCGGCTCCTTCTCCTCCAAGGCCTCGGGCCTCCAGCGCACCTCCAGTGGTGGGAGCAGTGCCTTCTCGGCCCCGCAGAGTGGTGGGAGCTCCGGGCGTGGAGCTGCGTCCCTGAAAGGGGGAGCCTGCAGTGACCTGGAGCCGGGGGTCAGGCAGCGGAG CCCTGCCAAGGGGGGTGGCCAGGCCCGCCCTCCGGTCCAGCCTGAGCATGTAGCAGCCGCAGGGTGTGAGGAGGAAGAGCCCGGCCTCAGCGACCAGCTGGGCAGCAGGAGAGCGCCTTCTGTTCCCCGCGGGCGAGGGAGAAGGGGCCGCCCCACCTCGCGGCCGCCTGGAGCAAG GCCTGGTCTGTCCACAACAGAGGACCTTTGGGCTGAAGAAAGAAACGCGCCACACCTCCCAGGCGGCCTGCCAGAGGGCCAGGAGCAGGCGGGGCCCCCTCTGCGCCGCAGCGGCTCCCCGGAGATCCCTCTCCAAGAGCGCTTGGGCTTCTCTGACAGCACTGGGCCCTCCAGCCCCTCTCTGGGGAGCAGCTTTGTGGGCCTCCGCGTGGTGGCCAAGTGGTCCTCCAACGGCTACTTCTACTCCGGGACCATCACGCAGGACGTGGGGGCTGCCAAGTACAAGCTGCTCTTTGACGACGGCTACGAGTGTGACGTGCCTGGCCGGGACATCCTCTTGTGCGACCCCCTCCCGCTGGAGACGGAGGTGACGGCCCTCTCGGAGGACGAGTACTTCAGCGCAG GCGTGGTGAAGGGCCATCGGCAGGAGTCCGGGGAGCTCTTCTACTGCATTGAGAAGGACGGGCAGAGGAAGTGGTACCGGCGGACGGCCGTCATCTTGTCTCTGGAGCAAGGAAACCGGCTCCGGGAGCAGTTTGGGCTGGGCCCCTGTGAACCCATCACGCCCCTGGCCAAGGCGGCTGACATCAGCCTAG ACAACCTGGTCGAGGGCAAGCGGAGGAGACGTGGCCACCTGGGCTCCCCCAGCACCTCCAGCAGCGGGACGCCCCCCCGCAAGGGCCCGGAGAGTCCCCAGACGCCACACCGGCTGCCGGCTGgcaagaggaagctgctggccTCTGAAGAGGAGAGATCGCCAGCCAAGCGAGGGAGGCGGtcagcctcctgcctgaaaccagctG ggACTGCGTGTGCCAGGGAGGCGGTGAGCCCGTCCAGCAGTGGCGGGGACTTGGGAGACGCCTGCGTCCCTGATGAGCGGTGGGGTCCTCTGCCCCACAACAAGACCCTCTTTCTGGGCTACGCTTTTCTTCTCACAATGGCAACCTCCTCGGATAAACTTCCCCGTCATCAAAAGTCTGCCCTGAGCAGCGAGGAAGAGGAAG AACCCGTGGCAACCACCCCTTACAACAAGCACTATGTGGAGCTCCAGCTGGAAGCTGGAGGCGGCTTCatcctggaggacttcaatgaaaGCCAG TGCAGCGCTGCCTATAAGTGCCTCCTGATAGCAGACCAGCACTGCTGCAACCGGAAGTACTTCCTGTGCCTTGCGCGAGGAATCCCCTGTGTGTCTCACGTCTGGGTCCATGACAGCTGCCATGCCAACCAGCTCCAGAACTACCGGAATTACTTGCTGCCGGCTGGGTATAGCTTGCAGGAGCAGAGACTGCTGGACTG GCATCCCCGAGAGAACCCGTTCCACCAACTGAAAGTGCTTCTGGTGTCCGATGAGCAGCAGGCCTTCTTGGAACTCTGGTCTGAGATTCTCATGACGGGGGGAGCCGCTTCGGTTAAGCAGCACAAGTCAGCCGCTTGGAGCAAAG atgttggtttgGGTCTGTTTGATGTGGTGGTGACGGACTCTTCCTgcccagctgccatcttgaaatgtgCAGAAGCATTACAGCTGCCCGTGGTCACCGAGGAATGGGTCGTCCAAAGCCTCATTGCTGGAGAGAGAGTTGGATTCAAGCACCCGCAGTATCGACCTGCCTCTGTCTCCTGCTGA
- the TP53BP1 gene encoding TP53-binding protein 1 isoform X3 has translation MEPTGLSRSPPPPASPRLIVEDSQPPGPDPDPRPPPLLGLAGEGGGAALARAGGEGAPPPAGLPLPPPPADAPRGGLGAPLSQALPPLPPPSSQSLVAGPEQAGEEAAEEEGRAATPPLARPEWGGASSPSRSSSPQPPWGVGALQLSQSQDLEPGAEPAAGAPPQQQQQQQRGRSPPGSPLAGGPGRDCLARSQAVPSSGTPPRTLQLHKEVPRSPTSPPGQPERRPQVKDPSSWGSQNAELFSTQEDMFGQSNTTAPGGGCAMSRVEEAGSPARTPADSLHVLHLSGQGPLSTCASGLLALSPGALQPVPLLVPRSPTEQGAEAAAKQEEASMELSTTGLPQASTPVSHSAPGFAPGFVSVPSQPEFSHDTFLPTPSLEEGPEAQAEEGDGASACLPADGSDDPEARLPVHSGGGCALVLSASEGSPSMEVAGRMVHTQEPATAAGGAPGGRPCLAKSGSLQQRPDEDPPAPLAQAPGSAPAGDALGSPPCSGGLLDSGSLGLECEGVPATPREEEEQQQQQPPPPEESPSSLRLMLSQDRSLVLEGQAGPAAESPAAREDSGALAQAAGKPAAAAVAPDSCAGGPSEDSSEVLAAQRAGLEVELQPQPCLEGSGAQGKAGLAPGMLLLPASAGPCRQPSSAVPGESSPLPPGGAGGVPRPKRDRRPEGPAAALPGPSGGEPATLPVSPPAAGREAALLGNQTLPEERDGVGVPAQKPCPMNSEGPQKPRGLEQEKPPRAPPAPPAGLPHETPLHVPLLKEGGVLAQPLASLTPPPLLGQLKKGPRRHSTPIVDGNCLESPLTASDITAEGAHEDDDDDVTVESPGEREESGRRGPAGAGALSLRMDLVTPATEESDGSLPFSLEKPAAGDRKTGSVAGALASSPKRPSVFTRVRQVQQEEKAAAGSRRPRPPFRGDLFNFPSPQEEEEAAAAAPGAWQPPRRPAALGQGQDPGLDAEQAGEAMEVAAAAAAAAVVGAREEPEAALAAEGEDRGPRPPGAGTSSKGIQTAAEVRQGPAGFVSAATQTASCSRAERGTSMAGSCPGRQDAQVQTEDGRGGRPAPAAGGQPEPPTPRDQREEESESDLPHPLPGRVLQRHVRTIREVRTLITRHITDVYYKDGVEVERQVVEETEEPLVECQECEVDVSPSRTGGSSLTSGDLGDIGSFSSKASGLQRTSSGGSSAFSAPQSGGSSGRGAASLKGGACSDLEPGVRQRSPAKGGGQARPPVQPEHVAAAGCEEEEPGLSDQLGSRRAPSVPRGRGRRGRPTSRPPGARPGLSTTEDLWAEERNAPHLPGGLPEGQEQAGPPLRRSGSPEIPLQERLGFSDSTGPSSPSLGSSFVGLRVVAKWSSNGYFYSGTITQDVGAAKYKLLFDDGYECDVPGRDILLCDPLPLETEVTALSEDEYFSAGVVKGHRQESGELFYCIEKDGQRKWYRRTAVILSLEQGNRLREQFGLGPCEPITPLAKAADISLDNLVEGKRRRRGHLGSPSTSSSGTPPRKGPESPQTPHRLPAGKRKLLASEEERSPAKRGRRSASCLKPAGTACAREAVSPSSSGGDLGDACVPDERWGPLPHNKTLFLGYAFLLTMATSSDKLPRHQKSALSSEEEEEPVATTPYNKHYVELQLEAGGGFILEDFNESQCSAAYKCLLIADQHCCNRKYFLCLARGIPCVSHVWVHDSCHANQLQNYRNYLLPAGYSLQEQRLLDWHPRENPFHQLKVLLVSDEQQAFLELWSEILMTGGAASVKQHKSAAWSKDVGLGLFDVVVTDSSCPAAILKCAEALQLPVVTEEWVVQSLIAGERVGFKHPQYRPASVSC, from the exons atgGAGCCCACCGGCCTCAGCCGCAGCCCCCCGCCTCCGGCCTCGCCCCGCCTCATCGTGGAGGACTCGCAGCCCCCCGGCCCGGACCCCGACCCcaggccgccgccgctgctgggCCTCGCcggagaggggggaggggccgCCCTGGCTcgggccgggggggagggggcgcctcCCCCCGCCGggctgcccctccccccgccccccgcagacGCCCCCCGCGGCGGCCTGGGAGCCCCCCTCAGCCAggcgctgccgccgctgccgccgccctcCAGCCAGAGCCTGGTGGCCGGGCCCGAGCAggcgggggaggaggcggcggaggaggaggggagggccgCCACGCCCCCGCTGGCGCGGCCAG AGTGGGGGGGCGCCTCCTCTCCTTCCCGGTCCTCGTCGCCGCAGCCGCCGTGGGGCGTCGGGGCTCTGCAGCTGTCCCAGAGCCAGGACTTGGAGCCGGGAGCCGAGCCGGCCGCCGGAGcccccccgcagcagcagcagcagcagcagcgcgggCGCAGCCCCCCCGGCTCCCCCCTCGCAGGCG GGCCTGGGAGGGATTGCCTTGCAAG GTCCCAGGCTGTGCCCAGCAGCGGCACCCCCCCCAGAACTCTACAGCTTCATAAAGAAGTTCCCAGGAGCCCAACCTCTCCTCCTGGCCAGCCTGAAAGAAGGCCGCAGGTGAAGGATCCCTCTAGTTGGGGTTCACAGAATGCTGAGCTTTTCTCTACCCAGGAAGATATGTTTGGCCAGAGCAATACAACAG CTCCAGGTGGTGGCTGTGCCATGTCCCGGGTGGAAGAGGCAGGTTCTCCAGCACGCACTCCTGCGGACTCCCTGCACGTCCTTCACCTCTCTGGCCAGGGACCTCTTTCCAC CTGTGCTTCCGGCCTTCTGGCACTGTCTCCGGGCGCTTTGCAGCCGGTGCCTCTCCTCGTCCCAAGAAGCCCAACAGAACAGGGAGCAGAAG cagcagcaaagcaggaAGAGGCATCCATGGAGCTGAGCACTACAGGGCTCCCGCAGGCATCCAcgcctgtttctcacagtgcacCAGGTTTTGCCCCAGGATTCGTCTCTGTCCCATCCCAGCCAGAGTTCTCCCAT GACACCTTCCTCCCAACTCCGAGCTTGGAAGAGGGGCCCGAAGCGCAAGCAGAGGAGGGGGATGGCGCCAGCGCCTGCTTGCCAGCAGACGGCTCTGACGACCCAGAGGCCCGCTTGCCGGTGCACTCCGGAGGGGGCTGTGCGTTGGTGCTGTCCGCTAGCGAAGGCAGCCCGTCCatggaggtggcaggcaggatggtGCACACCCAGGAACCGGCCACAGCAGCTGGGGGTGCTCCGGGGGGGCGGCCCTGCTTGGCCAAAAGCGGCAGCCTGCAGCAGAGGCCTGACGAGGaccccccagccccactggcaCAGGCTCCCGGAAGCGCCCCCGCTGGAGATGCCCTGGGCAGTCCACCTTGTTCCGGGGGCCTCTTGGACAGCGGCTCTCTGGGACTCGAGTGCGAAGGTGTCCCAGCAACGCCtcgtgaggaggaggagcagcagcagcagcagccgccgccgccagagGAGAGCCCCTCTTCCCTCCGCTTGATGCTCTCTCAGGACCGGTCCCTtgtcctggaaggccaggcaggGCCAGCAGCGGAATCCCCGGCAGCCAGGGAGGACTCTGGCGCTCTGGCCCAAGCAGCGGGCaagccggcagcagcagcggtggctcCAGACAGCTGTGCAGGAGGCCCCTCGGAAGACTCCAGTGAGGTTCTGGCCGCCCAGAGGGCTGGTCTGGAGGTGGAGCTGCAGCCCCAGCCTTGCCTGGAGGGCAGTGGGGCCCAGGGGAAGGCCGGCCTTGCTcctgggatgctgctgctgcccgcctcTGCAGGCCCGTGTCGCCAGCCGAGTAGCGCTGTGCCAGGGGAGAGCTCGCCCTTGCCTCCGGGAGGGGCGGGAGGCGTGCCCAGGCCCAAGCGGGACAGAAGGCCGGAGGGCCCGGCAGCTGCCCTTCCGGGGCCAAGTGGTGGGGAGCCTGCCACCCTCCCAGTGAGCCCGCCAGCTGCAGGCAGAGAAGCAGCCCTGCTGGGGAACCAAACCCTGCCTGAGGAGAGAGACGGCGTGGGGGTGCCGGCTCAGAAGCCCTGCCCCATGAACTCCGAGGGCCCGCAGAAGCCTCGTGGGCTGGAGCAAGAGAAGCCGCCAAGGGCCCCGCCTGCCCCGCCTGCCGGCCTGCCCCATG AAACTCCCCTCCATGTCCCTTTGCTGAAGGAGGGGGGTGTCCTGGCCCAGCCCCTGGCCAGCCTCACCCCGCCACCTCTGCTTGGCCAGCTTAAGAAGGGCCCCCGGCGACACAGCACTCCGATTG TGGATGGAAACTGCCTGGAGAGCCCCCTGACGGCCAGCGACATCACCGCCGAGGGGGCCCAcgaggacgacgacgacgacgtcACGGTGGAGAGCccgggggagagggaggagagcggCCGGCGGGGGCCGGCGGGGGCCGGGGCGCTCTCTCTGCGCATGGACCTGGTGACCCCTGCGACTGAGGAGAGCGACGGCTCGCTGCCCTTCAGCTTGGAGA AGCCCGCAGCTGGTGACAGGAAGACGGGGTCGGTGGCAGGAGCTCTTGCCAG CTCTCCGAAGAGGCCCTCCGTGTTCACCCGAGTCCGCCAAGTCCAGCAGGAAGAAAAGGCGGCAGCAGGCTCCAGGCGGCCTCGCCCGCCATTCCG GGGGGACCTGTTCAATTTCCCAAgtcctcaggaggaggaggaggcggccgctGCTGCGCCTGGAGCCTGGCAGCCCCCGCGGAGACCGGCAGCCCTGGGACAGGGGCAGGACCCTGGGCTGGATGCCGAGCAGGCAGGCGAAGCGATggaggtggcggctgctgctgctgctgctgctgttgtggggGCTCGGGAGGAGCCCGAAGCAGCtctggctgcagaaggggaggatcGGGGCCCCAGGCCCCCGGGGGCTGGCACCAGCAGCAAAGGGATCCAGACTGCGGCAGAGGTCCGTCAGGGCCCGGCAGGCTTCGTGTCGGCTGCCACGCAGACGGCCTCCTGCAGTCGTGCCGAAAGAGGGACCAGCATGGCTGGCTCGTGTCCTGGGCGGCAGGATGCTCAAGTGCAGACAGAGGACGGCCGTGGGGGGaggcctgcccctgctgctggggGGCAgccagagccccccaccccccgtgacCAG agagaggaggagtCGGAGTCCGACCTGCCTCACCCGCTCCCAGGCAGAGTCCTGCAGCGCCATGTCCGGACGATCCGGGAAGTGCGCACGCTCATCACGCGGCACATCACAGATGTCTACTATAAGGACGGGGTGGAAGTGGAGCGTCAGGTGGTTGAG GAGACCGAAGAGCCCCTCGTGGAGTGCCAGGAGTGTGAGGTGGACGTCTCGCCCTCCCGCACGGGGGGCTCTTCACTCACCTCGGGAGACCTGGGAGACATCGGCTCCTTCTCCTCCAAGGCCTCGGGCCTCCAGCGCACCTCCAGTGGTGGGAGCAGTGCCTTCTCGGCCCCGCAGAGTGGTGGGAGCTCCGGGCGTGGAGCTGCGTCCCTGAAAGGGGGAGCCTGCAGTGACCTGGAGCCGGGGGTCAGGCAGCGGAG CCCTGCCAAGGGGGGTGGCCAGGCCCGCCCTCCGGTCCAGCCTGAGCATGTAGCAGCCGCAGGGTGTGAGGAGGAAGAGCCCGGCCTCAGCGACCAGCTGGGCAGCAGGAGAGCGCCTTCTGTTCCCCGCGGGCGAGGGAGAAGGGGCCGCCCCACCTCGCGGCCGCCTGGAGCAAG GCCTGGTCTGTCCACAACAGAGGACCTTTGGGCTGAAGAAAGAAACGCGCCACACCTCCCAGGCGGCCTGCCAGAGGGCCAGGAGCAGGCGGGGCCCCCTCTGCGCCGCAGCGGCTCCCCGGAGATCCCTCTCCAAGAGCGCTTGGGCTTCTCTGACAGCACTGGGCCCTCCAGCCCCTCTCTGGGGAGCAGCTTTGTGGGCCTCCGCGTGGTGGCCAAGTGGTCCTCCAACGGCTACTTCTACTCCGGGACCATCACGCAGGACGTGGGGGCTGCCAAGTACAAGCTGCTCTTTGACGACGGCTACGAGTGTGACGTGCCTGGCCGGGACATCCTCTTGTGCGACCCCCTCCCGCTGGAGACGGAGGTGACGGCCCTCTCGGAGGACGAGTACTTCAGCGCAG GCGTGGTGAAGGGCCATCGGCAGGAGTCCGGGGAGCTCTTCTACTGCATTGAGAAGGACGGGCAGAGGAAGTGGTACCGGCGGACGGCCGTCATCTTGTCTCTGGAGCAAGGAAACCGGCTCCGGGAGCAGTTTGGGCTGGGCCCCTGTGAACCCATCACGCCCCTGGCCAAGGCGGCTGACATCAGCCTAG ACAACCTGGTCGAGGGCAAGCGGAGGAGACGTGGCCACCTGGGCTCCCCCAGCACCTCCAGCAGCGGGACGCCCCCCCGCAAGGGCCCGGAGAGTCCCCAGACGCCACACCGGCTGCCGGCTGgcaagaggaagctgctggccTCTGAAGAGGAGAGATCGCCAGCCAAGCGAGGGAGGCGGtcagcctcctgcctgaaaccagctG ggACTGCGTGTGCCAGGGAGGCGGTGAGCCCGTCCAGCAGTGGCGGGGACTTGGGAGACGCCTGCGTCCCTGATGAGCGGTGGGGTCCTCTGCCCCACAACAAGACCCTCTTTCTGGGCTACGCTTTTCTTCTCACAATGGCAACCTCCTCGGATAAACTTCCCCGTCATCAAAAGTCTGCCCTGAGCAGCGAGGAAGAGGAAG AACCCGTGGCAACCACCCCTTACAACAAGCACTATGTGGAGCTCCAGCTGGAAGCTGGAGGCGGCTTCatcctggaggacttcaatgaaaGCCAG TGCAGCGCTGCCTATAAGTGCCTCCTGATAGCAGACCAGCACTGCTGCAACCGGAAGTACTTCCTGTGCCTTGCGCGAGGAATCCCCTGTGTGTCTCACGTCTGGGTCCATGACAGCTGCCATGCCAACCAGCTCCAGAACTACCGGAATTACTTGCTGCCGGCTGGGTATAGCTTGCAGGAGCAGAGACTGCTGGACTG GCATCCCCGAGAGAACCCGTTCCACCAACTGAAAGTGCTTCTGGTGTCCGATGAGCAGCAGGCCTTCTTGGAACTCTGGTCTGAGATTCTCATGACGGGGGGAGCCGCTTCGGTTAAGCAGCACAAGTCAGCCGCTTGGAGCAAAG atgttggtttgGGTCTGTTTGATGTGGTGGTGACGGACTCTTCCTgcccagctgccatcttgaaatgtgCAGAAGCATTACAGCTGCCCGTGGTCACCGAGGAATGGGTCGTCCAAAGCCTCATTGCTGGAGAGAGAGTTGGATTCAAGCACCCGCAGTATCGACCTGCCTCTGTCTCCTGCTGA